A stretch of DNA from Ovis aries strain OAR_USU_Benz2616 breed Rambouillet chromosome 14, ARS-UI_Ramb_v3.0, whole genome shotgun sequence:
cattcagataggtatatccttccttttctcctttgcctgtcgcttctctcttttctcagctatttgtagccctcctcagacagccattttgcatttctttttcatggggattgtcttgatcattgccgcctgtacaatgtcacgaaccaccttagtccatagttcatcagacactctgtctatcagatccaattccttaaatctatttgtcacttccactgtataatagtgAGGGATTTGagttgggtcatacctgaatggtctagtggttttccccactttcttcaacttcagtctgaatttggcaataaggggtttatgatctgagccacagtcagctcctggtcttgtttttgctgactgttagAGTTtctctccacctttggctgctaagaatatcatcagtctgatttcagtgttgaccatgtggtgatgtccacgtgtagtctTCTCTTCTACTGTTGgtacagggtgtttgctatgaccagtgctttctcttggcaaaactctatgagcctttgccctgcttcattctgtactccaatgactaatttgcctgttactcctagtatttcttcacttcctacttttgcattctagtcccctataattaaaaggacatctttcttgggtgttagttctagaaggtctagtAGGTTTTCATAGacccattcaaattcagcttcttcagcattactatgGGTAGcatcatagacttggattaatgtgatattgaatggtttgccttggaaatgaacagagatcattctgtcatttttgagatggcatccaagtattgcactcagacacttttgttgactatgatggctactccatttcttctaggggactcttgcccacaatagtagataataatggtcatctgagttcaattcgcccattccagtatatcttagtttgctgattcctaaaatgtcaatgttcagtcttgccatctcctattgaccacttccaatttaccttgattcacagacctaacatccaggttcctatgcaatatcattctttacagcactggactgtacttccatcaccagtcacatccacagctgggtggtgtttttgctttgcctccggctcgtcattctttctggtgttatttctccactgatctccagtagcatattgggcacctactgacctggggagttcatctttcagtgtcctatcttttgccttttcatactgttcatggggctctcaaggcaataCTGaagggtttgccattcccttctccagtgaaccacgttttgccagaactctccaccatgacccggctatcttgggtggccctacatggcactgctcatagtttcattgagttagacaaggctgtggttcatgtgatcgAATTCATTAGTTATCTCCCACTGAAATGTGAAACTAAGTTGTGTTATGATGCTGGGATGAAAATTCACTTGGCTAATCAAGAGAACTCTTTGAGGCTGCCTTCTAGAATTAAATAAATGCCGGCCTTATGGTGAAACACGTCCACACCCACCAGGAAAGAAGTGCTGTGCTGCTGTGATGTGCTtgttccctcagtcatgtcccacgctttgtgaccccagggactgcagcccgcaaggctcttctgtccatggggattctccaggcaagaataccggaagtcagttgccatgcccttctccaggggacctccccaacccagggatcataccccgGTCTCCcccattacagatggattctttaccagctgagtcaccagggaagcccaagaacactggagtgggtagtctatcccttctccagggggacttcctgacccaggagttgaaccaggtctccagcattgcaggcagattctttattgactgtgtggatctcaacaaactgtgggaaagtcCTCAAGAGATGAGAagaccagactaccttacctgcctcctacaacctgtttgcaggtcaagaagcaacagttagaaccagacatggaacaagagactggttcaaaattggggaagagGTATGTCacagctgcatattgtcaccttgcttttttaacttatatgcacagtacatcatgagaaatgcttggctggacgaagcactagctggaatctcGATTGCCagaacaaatatcaataacctcagatatgcaagtgacaccacccttatggtcgAAAGTGAGAAggaaactaaacagcctctaCATGAAGGTGAACGAGGAGACCCCATATATGACCATGGGCTATAAACTCATCTAACTACTCAAAAGAACTCTCTGAGGCTACCTTCTCAAACTAAACATACGCCAAATGTATGATGAAGCAGTTCCACACCCACCAGGAGAAAAGTGCTAGGCCTCCTAATTCATCACGCCATTCACATCAACGTTACTGTGAAAGAGACAAAATTTGCAAACAAAGGCAATGTCATCGTATTTTAGAGTCCATACATAACTGGAGGAATAGCCATATGTAAAATactattttcaagagaaaaaccAAGCAGAACCAACAATGAGTTATTGATACATGTAAAATCATGAGTAATCTAATACTAAGCAAGTTACGTCAGAAGGTCTCCTTTCAATGGTATTGACTCTTCCTACTGTCTCCCAGTCTTCTCTACAAATGAAGGCTCGTGGATGCAAACGACACAGGGTTGGAGGCGAGAATTTCCCGGGAGAAGCTCGCAGTGATGTCCCCACATCTGTCCTCTGGGCTCTGCATCCTCAGGTGAATCTCCTCATGACAGAGAGCAGGCTTGGCCACACCCCTCAGCCCAGCTGCCTACTGGCCGCCACACCTGCAGAGCCAACACGATCTCAGGTCAGAGAGGCAGACCCATTTCATTCATTCTGGGCTCTGCCTCaaggcatgtgcgatcttagttccccaacctgggatcgaacccttgccccttgcagtggaaactCGCaggctcaaccactggaccgACACGGAAGTCCCTGGAGAGTCACACAGTTTAGCTGCAGGCAGGACAGGACCGCCAAGCCCCACAGGCAACTCCAGAGCCATTCTCTGGACTTCCCCGCAGGGAGACAGCTGTGCTTACTTGGTGTAGTAGGTCCAGGTGAGGCCATAGGTGAGGAGGAAGCCAGCCCCCATGAGGGCCCCTCTGATCAGGGTGAGGACCAGAGGCCAGGAGCCCTGCTGCTCCTCAGCCTCAGAGCTGCAGGGAGGGGGGCcttctggggaagggagagggggtgAAGCTCAGTCCCCAGACCCAGCCCTCCCAAAGGCACACACCTGCCCAGGCTGCCCGCCCCGAGCACCTGTCCTGCAACTCACTCTGCACAGAGAGGCTGAAGGAAACTTGCTGGGAACCCAGACGGTTCTGAGCTCGGCAGGTGACTTCTCCTCCATCTCCAGCCACTACTTGTGGTATTTCCAAGACCCCGGTGCTGGAGATGGGGGTAGACTCCAGGGCTGGGAATTCCCAGAACCAGCTCAGCTGTGCAGGGGGGTTGCTGTCAGCAACACACAGCAGCTGCAGTGCCTGGCCCTCTGAGATGAGAACAGATGAGGCGTTCTGCAGAATCTTGAGGGCTTTGGGGGAAAGCACAGTGGGAGAGCTGGGGGAGGCTGaggtctcctcctccctccttccaggATCTCCTGGCCTCACTCTCTTCTCCCCCAGCCTGCCAGGTGGGTTCTGTGTGGTCCCAGGGCTGGACCTTCCCACCCTAAGCAGGCTGAGCCAACGTGTCTGGGCCTGGTATCTTCAGGGGAGGCTTGGTGTCTCAATGGGACAGGCCTGGGCTATTTGGTGGAAAGAAAACCCAGAGCCTCTAGGCTTGAGAAGTTGATTCAGtgaaggcagcaggagatggGACTAAGGAGGCTTTTGTGGAAGAAAGCCATATAATAGACCCATGGTGAAGAGAAATGGGCTTTGAacagagtgtgtgagtgtgtaaatgtatgcagtgtatgtgtgtgcctgtgggtATGTGTGCATGAGTGCACGTGTATATGTCCatgagtgtatgtgtgcatgGTGGGTGCCTGTGCTGTGGGTATaactctgtgtatatgtgtacatgtgtgatgtgatgcgtgtgtgcctgtgtgtgtgggcGTTTCTATTCGTGTCTCAGTGaatgttcatgtgtgtgtattctgtgtgtgtgcctgtgtgtgtgagtctatgtgtattgcatgtgtgtgtggtctAGTGcatgggaggtggggtggggtggggattttCTCCTTGCTCTTCCCATATCTGATCACATGCAAGCCCACTCCCCTGCCACCCCTTGGAGGCGGTCCCAGGAGCAGGACCCAGCCCTGGAGAGGAGAGGTCCTGCCCTACCTGTGTTGTTTCTGAAGGAGAGGCTGATGCGGAGGTTCCTCGGGGCATCTGGGGCAGAAAGACATGGGCTTGCCCAGAGGGAGGAGTGGGATGGAAACTGACCAGCACCCCAGGAGGGAAACCAGGAAGTGTTAGGGGGGAGGCTGTCCTTCACGGCCACTCCCCACCTCAGCTCCCAGGGCACAGACCCATAGAAGAGTGGGCTGGCCTTCTctctacacactcacacacacacacacacaccccaccacccTCAGGGGCCCCGACACCCCTCCACACTCACAGGAGACGTTGAGCTGGAAGGTTCTCTCCAGGGTCACCTGGGCTCCCTGGAGTGTCACAAGACAGGTGAGGTTGGTGCCGTGGTCCTGGGGCCTCGGGGTGAGGGTGAGCTCCGAGGAGTGGAAGGTGTCTGGGTTCATGGCATCAAGGGCATCTCCCGCCCAGGAGAACAGGAGAATCAGTGGCCCATCACAGACCAGCGACAGGCTGCAGGTCAGAGGTGCGGTGGCCAGACTCCAGAGGATCCAGGAACTGGATGTCGGGTTTCTCTGGAGGAAAggagatgaggagacagagggtGATGCCTGGACGCAGGGGAGTGGGGATGCA
This window harbors:
- the LOC114117771 gene encoding LOW QUALITY PROTEIN: sialic acid-binding Ig-like lectin 14 (The sequence of the model RefSeq protein was modified relative to this genomic sequence to represent the inferred CDS: inserted 2 bases in 1 codon), with the translated sequence MVPLLRLLPLLPLLPLLWGGSLQDLPGYELRVQESVVVQACMDVHVPCSFSYPWSSGNSWHSSDEPFIYWFREGDRHYNDAVATNDRKKRVKSETQGRFRLLGDPRDNDCSLSIKEARLSDSGVYYLRVERGSLKYNYRERQLNLQVTEKPDIQFLDPLESGHRTXLTCSLSLVCDGPLILLFSWAGDALDAMNPDTFHSSELTLTPRPQDHGTNLTCLVTLQGAQVTLERTFQLNVSYAPRNLRISLSFRNNTALKILQNASSVLISEGQALQLLCVADSNPPAQLSWFWEFPALESTPISSTGVLEIPQVVAGDGGEVTCRAQNRLGSQQVSFSLSVQKGPPPCSSEAEEQQGSWPLVLTLIRGALMGAGFLLTYGLTWTYYTKCGGQ